A single window of Microplitis demolitor isolate Queensland-Clemson2020A chromosome 7, iyMicDemo2.1a, whole genome shotgun sequence DNA harbors:
- the LOC128668239 gene encoding putative mediator of RNA polymerase II transcription subunit 24, translating to MTSRLNQDALEKFFGIMRSACGCNDHPDPILFGQVFRLLCSYSLATPPRGSNVTGGELLKSLMHTKESLTASSQNKKIWLDKIDSIVKTGIANENPRFFNNNDGERLPFEHWVDETSDESDDNETTDVCDFNKRNVNSTQRENNCDDNNNNNLSDVEKSNYCDADTNNDSNSACYVSTNNNNNDNGDNSSANANDNYNDKSPETLLVNNTSDNGDRSNISNDYVYLDHDYDITHTSDHVVSYIAGFMARKFSRFTKCLDCKEMLTASFPTERDKLIEKMSDGNLIYPSEALFLLIRQLEIQVLIVVGTKNFTSGTMFQILEKVSQLDELPILGCEKHRKEFMIKIIINFIVMRGHFLTDSFNHNVNNRQIMTKRMRKFAKK from the exons ATGACGTCGCGATTGAATCAAGATGCTTTGGAA aaattcttCGGAATTATGCGGTCAGCTTGTGGATGTAACGACCACCCGGATCCAATACTTTTTGGCCAAGTTTTCCGTCTTCTCTGCAGCTATTCTCTAGCAACACCACCGAGGGGTTCCAACGTCACCGGTGGGGAATTACTAAAATCATTAATGCACACTAAAGAATCATTAACTGCATctagtcaaaataaaaaaatttggctcGATAAAATTGATTCTATTGTTAAAACAGGAATAGCAAATGAGAACccaagattttttaataataatgatggtGAACGTTTACCTTTTGAGCATTGGGTCGATGAAACTAGTGATGAAAGTGATGACAATGAAACTACTGATGTctgtgattttaataaaagaaatgtgAACTCTACTCAGAGAGAAAATAActgtgatgataataataataataatttaagtgatgttgaaaaatctaactattgtgATGCTGATactaataatgatagtaatagtGCTTGTTATGTttctactaataataataataatgataatggtgATAATAGTTCGGCTAATgctaatgataattataacgaTAAGTCGCCGGAGACACTCTTAGTTAATAATACCTCTGACAATGGAGATAGGTCtaatatttcaaatgattACGTTTATTTGGATCATGATTATGACATAACGCATACTAGTGATCATGTCGTTTCATACATTGCAGGATTCATGGCCAGAAAATTTTCTCGTTTTACGAAGTGTTTAGACTGTAAAGAAATGTTAACTGCTTCATTTCCAACGGAACGTgacaaattaattgaaaaaatgagcgatggaaatttaatttatccaaGTGAggctttatttttactcataagACAATTAGAAATTCAAGTATTAATAGTTGttggaacaaaaaattttacatcgGGTACAATGTTTCAAATTCTTGAAAAAGTTTCACAACTTGATGAGTTACCAATTCTTGGATGTGAAAAACACCGCAAAGAATTTATGAtaaagattataattaattttattgtgatGAGAGGCCATTTTTTAACCGATTCTTTCAATCACAATGTAAACAATCGTCAAATAATGACTAAACGTATGCGCAAATTtgcgaaaaaataa
- the LOC103580496 gene encoding uracil phosphoribosyltransferase homolog, producing MGSTDTTTNVKKQLNHSNNEMFHEYGPNLKILPSNDQVKELQTILRDKNTTRSDFKFYADRLIRLVIEESLNQLPFTKIVITTPTGASYNGLKYQKGNCGVSIVRSGEAMEQGLRDCCRSIRIGKILVESDVDTHEAKVVYAKFPDDIADRKVLLMYPIMSTGNTVIKAIAVLKEHNVLEENIILSNLFCTPPAAKTLVSVFPKMKILTSEIHNVAPNHFGQKYFGTD from the exons ATGGGTTCTACAGACACAACAACTAATGTTAAGAAACAATTGAATCATAGCAACAATGAAATGTTTCATGAATACGGTCCGAATTTGAAAATCCTGCCAAGTAATGATCAAGTGAAAGAATTACAAACGATTTTACGCGATAA aaacacaacaagaagtgattttaagttttatgCTGATCGTTTA atcaGACTTGTTATAGAAGAAAGCTTAAATCAATTGCCATTCACGAAAATTGTTATTACTACACCGACCGGGGCTAGTTATAATggtttaaaatatcaaaaaggAAATTGTGGTGTGTCGATAGTGAGAAGTGGTGAAGCTATGGAGCaa GGTCTAAGAGATTGTTGCCGAAGTATAagaattggaaaaatattagttgAAAGTGATGTAGATACTCATGAAGCCAAGGTCGTTTATGCTAAATTTCCAGATGATATTGCTGATcgtaaagtattattaatgtatCCAATCATGA gtACTGGAAATACTGTGATAAAAGCAATAGCTGTTTTAAAAGAGCATAATGTATTAGAAGAAAATATCATTctctcaaatttattttgtacgCCACCTGCTGCCAAAACTCTAGTCAGTGTTTTTCCTAAg atgaaGATTTTAACATCGGAAATTCACAATGTTGCACCAAATCATTTTGGACAGAAATATTTTGGTACAGACTGA